The following DNA comes from Rhizobium rhizoryzae.
AGGTATTGGCTCACGCGGCCGGGCGAGACGCCGATCAGTGCCGCGAATTCGCCTTTTGTGACAGAGGCTTCCATTCGACTTTACCGATCTTCTTTAGGTTTTTAGCCGGTCTTTAGAAGTTTAGGCTTCGTTTTTAGCCTCAGACTGGCGGGATTTCGGGCCGTTCTCCGGCCGCAGGGGGTCGGAAAGGGGTACGGTCCCTAACCCCAGGGGGGTGGGTGTTGCCCATGCGCCACACCATCGAGGGGCACAGGGAGGAGGCTCACCCATCACGAAACCGCCTTCCCGACCTGCATCAATCGAAGAACCCAGGCACCAGCCGCTCGATCTCGTGGATCACGCGCGGCGGCAGATCGGTTTCGACCACATCCATGAAAGCTCTTGCCGTTTCACCCTTCAGCATCTCTGCCGGGATGATCACGCCGCTGTCGTTGAACTCCAGTGGCGTCCGCGACTTTCCGGCTCGATTGTAAACGTGACCGTTCAGAGGCTTTGCCGTGACACGCTTGGGGAACCTGCCACCCTTCATGAATGTGCCAGCAAACAGTTTGCGGACACCGAAAGGCGCAGCGGTTACACCGGCCCGCGTTTCTCTGGCCTTGAAGTACTTCAGCGAGATATCGCCGCCTTTGGATGAAAGGGTGTAGGTCAGAGAGCCGCGACCTTCCGTGAAGGTCTCAGCATCCGCGCCAGCGCCCCAAGCTCGCCCGGTTCTGACGGCTCGTTTGATCAGCCCGTATGGCAGGCCGGTCTGCTTAGCCAAAGCCCGAATGACTTTGGTGCGTGCCTTGTCGCCTGTGTGATTGACCGCGCGCTGTAGCACCAGGTGCTTTGCGTGGCTGTCCAATCGCTTCAGTGCATTGTCAGCTCGAATGAGCCCTGAGATGTCTTGCCACCGGATTTCCAGCGCCATCGCCCACCTCACATTCTTAAGGGTTGCCGCCATTACAGCAGCGGTTTCATGGCCGCCTCCATCGCTGGAAACGACAAACCCGCCGAGCGTTTGGCTGGCGGGTTTTCTTTTGCCCTTTTGGGATGGTTCAAAGCTATGTCAAGCGACCGTCGCAAAAAAGGGGGTCTGATGAGATTTTTATTCAGAATGATTTCAATGGGTTAAGCAGCTTCTTCGGAGCTGCGCATTTTTGCCCATGGCTCGAGGTCGATTGAAAACGGATGGATTCGATGAGCAGACAAACGCGGCCGCAGATCATCCGCAAGCGATGCTAAAGCCGTTTGCCACATTTGCCATTCGAGCCGAGCTAAAACGTCATTCCGCATGGAGTGGATAAGCTCAGCCTTCTGGTACGCACCCTTGTGTGGCCTACGCCGCTTACGGTCAAAGCCATCCGCTTCGCACCAATACATTCGGCCAAAACTATCCCTCGCACGCTTGCGCAGAAACCATTTCGGCATTCCATTCGCGCATATTATCGAATATTCCGGGCGCGCCACCCGCCATTCCG
Coding sequences within:
- a CDS encoding phage tail protein, whose product is MAATLKNVRWAMALEIRWQDISGLIRADNALKRLDSHAKHLVLQRAVNHTGDKARTKVIRALAKQTGLPYGLIKRAVRTGRAWGAGADAETFTEGRGSLTYTLSSKGGDISLKYFKARETRAGVTAAPFGVRKLFAGTFMKGGRFPKRVTAKPLNGHVYNRAGKSRTPLEFNDSGVIIPAEMLKGETARAFMDVVETDLPPRVIHEIERLVPGFFD